A genomic window from Micromonospora ferruginea includes:
- a CDS encoding nitrate- and nitrite sensing domain-containing protein, whose amino-acid sequence MPLPHPTRVRRHHRSADRAGRLRSVRVQLLAPILVATAGLVVLGAAQTGAALDASTDADRARVLAGTATATVRLVHELERELGETAALRQRGGNAGRPLVDAQRRRVDAAVDRYRSAGGEARRTAPDLARVLDDANGHLDQLTPTRALALTGDRGDPAYGSLVESLLAVADALPSQLRDAGLANEAREVAAVAAQEHLSALERDLLRAVFVRGALERGELARLGRLRGAREQRQAEFLRIASGPANDAWYRVVDGTDVTAARRMRDAVLDTDGEPESLRTDGDAWYVAQSGTIRRYNLLGRELSDDLDTDAAELAGAARLRALATAGATSTVALGSLVTAVLLAVRTSRRLRRLRVAALTMANRELPERITAIASGEGAPVEGPATRTTDGIRRGQDEVAQVAEAFDTVNRAALRLAGQQAELRLDVTRMAEALARRIRTLITRQLRLLDDFEREETDPEALARLFALDHLAARLRRNGENLLVLAGGEPGRGHEGALLLDDVARAAASEIEDYPRVEIDVPSAAVHGAAAGNLVHLLAELLENATVYSPPDSRVLVDGRRTVDGLVLRVHDQGIGISDSRLTEINERLAAPATLSSAAAGSMGLHVVAHLAARHGIRVQLHHAADGTVAQVEVPESALTRVESVTRRPVAARRPAHGPAAPWFKPVAAPGTSRPTGPHGLVTAAPVAGRTPGARGVAAVRPPGNALLAPSTARIRPTSAPPAPVATTGAGLPRRTRGGHLPAPMPDTTTPPPAADLLDPEVVRARLSALAEGVASATRRAPNPTTPTGRTS is encoded by the coding sequence GTGCCGCTGCCCCACCCCACCCGCGTACGCCGGCACCACCGTTCCGCCGACCGGGCCGGGCGACTCCGGTCGGTCCGGGTGCAGTTGCTCGCGCCGATCCTGGTGGCCACCGCCGGCCTGGTGGTGCTCGGCGCGGCGCAGACCGGCGCCGCACTGGACGCGTCCACGGACGCCGACCGGGCCCGGGTGCTCGCCGGCACCGCCACCGCCACCGTCCGGCTGGTGCACGAACTGGAACGCGAGCTGGGCGAGACGGCGGCGCTGCGCCAGCGCGGTGGCAACGCCGGCCGGCCGCTGGTCGACGCCCAGCGACGCCGGGTGGACGCCGCCGTCGACCGCTACCGCTCGGCCGGCGGCGAGGCCCGCCGCACCGCGCCCGACCTGGCCCGGGTCCTCGACGACGCGAACGGCCACCTCGACCAGCTCACCCCGACCCGCGCGCTGGCGTTGACCGGGGACCGCGGCGACCCGGCGTACGGCTCCCTGGTCGAGTCGCTGCTCGCGGTCGCGGACGCGCTGCCCAGCCAGCTCCGCGACGCCGGGCTGGCCAACGAGGCCCGCGAGGTCGCCGCGGTCGCCGCCCAGGAGCACCTCTCCGCGCTGGAGCGCGACCTGCTGCGCGCGGTGTTCGTCCGGGGCGCGCTGGAACGGGGCGAGCTGGCTCGACTGGGCCGGCTCCGGGGCGCCCGGGAGCAACGGCAGGCGGAGTTCCTCCGGATCGCGTCCGGCCCGGCCAACGACGCCTGGTACCGGGTGGTCGACGGCACCGACGTCACGGCGGCCCGCCGGATGCGCGACGCGGTGCTCGACACCGACGGCGAGCCGGAGTCGCTGCGCACCGACGGCGACGCCTGGTACGTGGCGCAGAGCGGCACCATCCGCCGGTACAACCTGCTGGGCCGGGAACTCTCCGACGACCTGGACACCGACGCCGCCGAACTGGCCGGCGCGGCCCGGCTGCGCGCGCTGGCGACCGCCGGCGCGACGAGCACCGTCGCGCTCGGCTCGCTGGTGACCGCCGTGCTGCTGGCGGTCCGCACCAGCCGCCGGCTGCGCCGGTTGCGGGTGGCGGCACTCACCATGGCGAACCGGGAGCTTCCGGAACGGATCACCGCGATCGCGTCCGGCGAGGGCGCGCCGGTGGAGGGTCCGGCGACCCGGACGACCGACGGGATCCGGCGGGGCCAGGACGAGGTGGCGCAGGTCGCCGAGGCGTTCGACACGGTCAACCGGGCGGCGCTGCGGCTGGCCGGCCAGCAGGCCGAGCTGCGCCTGGACGTCACCCGGATGGCCGAGGCGCTGGCCCGCCGCATCCGTACGCTGATCACCCGGCAGCTCCGGCTGCTGGACGACTTCGAGCGCGAGGAGACCGACCCGGAGGCGCTGGCCCGGCTCTTCGCCCTGGACCACCTCGCCGCCCGGCTGCGCCGCAACGGCGAGAACCTGCTGGTCCTCGCCGGCGGCGAGCCCGGCCGGGGGCACGAGGGCGCGTTGCTGCTCGACGACGTGGCGCGGGCGGCGGCGTCGGAGATCGAGGACTACCCGCGGGTGGAGATCGACGTGCCGTCCGCCGCGGTGCACGGCGCCGCCGCCGGCAACCTGGTGCACCTGCTGGCCGAGCTGCTGGAGAACGCCACCGTCTACTCGCCGCCGGACTCCCGGGTGCTGGTGGACGGGCGGCGGACCGTGGACGGGCTCGTGCTGCGCGTGCACGACCAGGGCATCGGCATCAGCGACAGCCGGCTGACCGAGATCAACGAACGGCTCGCGGCACCGGCCACGCTGTCCAGCGCCGCCGCCGGCAGCATGGGCCTGCACGTGGTCGCCCACCTGGCCGCCCGGCACGGCATCCGGGTGCAGTTGCACCACGCCGCCGACGGGACGGTGGCGCAGGTGGAGGTGCCCGAGTCGGCGCTGACCCGGGTCGAGTCGGTGACCCGCCGGCCGGTCGCCGCACGCCGTCCGGCGCACGGCCCCGCCGCGCCGTGGTTCAAGCCCGTCGCCGCGCCGGGGACGTCGCGGCCGACCGGCCCGCACGGCCTGGTCACCGCCGCGCCGGTCGCCGGCCGGACGCCGGGCGCGCGCGGGGTCGCCGCGGTACGCCCACCCGGCAACGCCCTGCTGGCGCCGAGCACGGCGCGCATCCGCCCGACGAGCGCGCCACCCGCGCCGGTGGCGACCACCGGCGCCGGGCTGCCGCGCCGCACCCGGGGCGGGCACCTGCCCGCGCCGATGCCCGACACCACCACGCCGCCGCCGGCGGCGGACCTGCTCGACCCCGAGGTGGTACGCGCCCGCCTGTCCGCCCTCGCCGAGGGCGTGGCCAGCGCGACGCGTCGTGCCCCGAACCCCACCACACCCACCGGGAGAACGTCATGA
- a CDS encoding TAXI family TRAP transporter solute-binding subunit — MRRIDTRIAAGVGALALVAAGAGGCGGRQDGAATDDAARDITCEVTKDTRVGIATGNATGVYYVVGNALAGELSKTTDGKLTGTAAETGASVQNVEQLVAGQYDVAFSLFDTAVNAVQGKGSFSSPQPVKALARIYDNYTQVVVRADSGITSVAGMKGKKISTGSPKSGTEVIANRLLTAAGLDPAKDIQAQRLDLTKTVDGMKDGSIDGFFWSGGIPTGGVTDLLTTAGGKVTFLDLSTLLPKMAELNPAYQAGTIGKDIYRTPADVPTIVVPNVLLVRDNLDADVACAITRTVFDHKDVLAQANPAAKGIELGNARKTDPVPLHRGADRALTDLGAS, encoded by the coding sequence GTGAGAAGGATCGACACGCGAATAGCCGCCGGCGTCGGGGCGCTGGCCCTGGTCGCCGCCGGCGCCGGCGGATGCGGGGGCCGGCAGGACGGCGCCGCGACCGACGACGCCGCCCGGGACATCACCTGCGAGGTCACCAAGGACACCCGGGTCGGCATCGCCACCGGCAACGCCACCGGGGTCTACTACGTGGTCGGCAACGCGCTCGCCGGTGAGCTGAGCAAGACCACCGACGGCAAGCTCACCGGGACGGCCGCCGAGACCGGCGCCTCGGTGCAGAACGTCGAGCAGCTCGTCGCCGGCCAGTACGACGTGGCGTTCTCGCTGTTCGACACCGCGGTCAACGCGGTGCAGGGCAAGGGCAGCTTCAGCTCACCGCAGCCGGTCAAGGCGCTGGCCCGGATCTACGACAACTACACCCAGGTGGTGGTGCGGGCCGACTCGGGGATCACCTCGGTCGCCGGCATGAAGGGCAAGAAGATCTCCACCGGCTCGCCCAAGTCCGGCACCGAGGTCATCGCCAACCGGCTGCTCACCGCCGCCGGGCTGGACCCGGCCAAGGACATCCAGGCGCAGCGGCTCGACCTGACCAAGACTGTCGACGGCATGAAGGACGGCAGCATCGACGGGTTCTTCTGGTCCGGCGGCATCCCCACCGGCGGGGTCACCGACCTGCTCACCACCGCCGGCGGCAAGGTGACGTTCCTCGACCTCAGCACGCTGCTGCCGAAGATGGCCGAGCTGAACCCGGCGTACCAGGCCGGCACCATCGGCAAGGACATCTACCGGACGCCGGCCGACGTGCCCACCATCGTGGTGCCCAACGTGCTGCTGGTACGCGACAACCTCGACGCGGACGTGGCCTGCGCGATCACCCGGACCGTCTTCGACCACAAGGACGTGCTGGCCCAGGCGAACCCGGCCGCCAAGGGCATCGAGCTGGGCAACGCCCGCAAGACCGATCCGGTGCCGCTGCACCGGGGCGCGGACCGGGCGCTCACCGACCTCGGCGCGAGCTGA
- a CDS encoding TRAP transporter permease has translation MDAAAVPLPPDEGDATDPAWADDGPGETHHRDRDPAHPDTRELAARFEEEKPGRTLTGPVGTLFTGITVAVALLALRQVFFPLSQGSKYYLVLFLAGVLPTVFLAYPSGVRRRTAERAGPTVLDWVLAVAALVVCLYPVLPFTLGAGGGGYDAFLDRQGLLDPLDVAFGTGLLLLLLEACRRATGWILPAVCLLFLGYGYYGGLLPQSWPVAHAGLDFGQLVDAFYNSDSGFYGTPLDVAATYIVLFTVYGAVLDLSGAGRFFVELSAAAFRRSRTAAGRTAVASGFLLGTVSGSGAATTVSIGAVTWPILRRAGYPAERAGGMLAAAGVGAILSPPTLGAAAFIIAEYLGVSYLQVLGWATVPTVLYYLGILLSVEIDARRSGVRPVVVDTGSAWRLLARFGYHFLSLAVIIVVLALGASAMRAVVIATVLAAALSFLDRRHRLTPARLVAALRDGVRGVLAVSAVCAAAGIITATTTKTGLGPQAAALLVSGAQAISSEPAVVLALTAVLAAVALSLLGLAVPVTASFVIGWVIIGPALLHLGVAAPAAAMFVFYFAVLSEVSPPTALAAVAAAAVTGGRLVPTMWQTLRYALPAYLIPLAFVVTPTGLGLLGIGGPGRIALAGLISALGVAVLAVAAGGWLPGVGPAGVPERLLGAVAGLVLLWLEPLPVAIGVALAALAVTGVYVRRGAGRPSVVESVNPGEDRE, from the coding sequence CGACGGGCCGGGCGAGACGCATCACCGGGACCGGGACCCGGCCCACCCGGACACCCGTGAACTCGCCGCCCGATTCGAGGAGGAGAAACCGGGCCGGACGCTCACCGGGCCGGTCGGGACGCTCTTCACCGGAATCACCGTCGCGGTCGCGCTGCTGGCGCTCCGACAGGTGTTCTTCCCGTTGTCGCAGGGCAGCAAGTACTACCTCGTCCTCTTCCTCGCCGGCGTGCTGCCGACGGTCTTCCTGGCGTACCCCTCGGGGGTCCGGCGACGGACGGCGGAGCGGGCCGGGCCGACGGTGCTCGACTGGGTGCTCGCCGTCGCCGCGCTCGTCGTCTGCCTCTACCCGGTGCTGCCGTTCACGCTCGGCGCGGGCGGCGGCGGTTACGACGCGTTCCTCGACCGGCAGGGCCTGCTCGACCCGCTGGACGTGGCGTTCGGCACCGGGCTGCTGCTCCTGCTGCTGGAGGCGTGCCGGCGCGCCACCGGCTGGATCCTGCCCGCGGTGTGCCTGCTGTTCCTCGGCTACGGCTACTACGGCGGGCTGCTCCCCCAGTCGTGGCCGGTCGCGCACGCCGGCCTGGACTTCGGGCAGCTCGTCGACGCGTTCTACAACTCCGACAGCGGCTTCTACGGCACCCCGCTCGACGTGGCCGCCACCTACATCGTGCTGTTCACCGTCTACGGCGCGGTGCTCGACCTCTCCGGCGCCGGCCGGTTCTTCGTGGAACTCTCCGCCGCCGCGTTCCGCCGCTCCCGCACCGCCGCCGGCCGCACCGCCGTCGCCTCCGGCTTCCTGCTCGGCACCGTCTCCGGCTCCGGGGCCGCCACCACGGTCAGCATCGGCGCGGTGACCTGGCCGATCCTGCGCCGCGCCGGCTACCCGGCCGAGCGGGCCGGCGGCATGCTCGCCGCCGCCGGGGTCGGCGCGATCCTCTCCCCGCCGACGCTCGGCGCCGCCGCCTTCATCATCGCCGAATACCTGGGCGTGTCCTACCTCCAGGTGCTCGGCTGGGCCACCGTGCCGACCGTCCTCTACTACCTGGGCATCCTGCTCTCCGTCGAGATCGACGCCCGCCGCTCCGGGGTACGGCCGGTGGTGGTCGACACCGGCTCGGCCTGGCGGCTGCTGGCCCGCTTCGGCTACCACTTCCTCTCCCTCGCCGTGATCATCGTGGTGCTGGCGCTGGGCGCCTCGGCCATGCGGGCGGTGGTGATCGCCACCGTGCTGGCCGCCGCGCTGTCCTTCCTGGACCGGCGGCACCGGCTTACCCCGGCCCGGCTGGTGGCCGCGCTGCGCGACGGCGTACGCGGGGTCCTGGCGGTCAGCGCGGTGTGCGCCGCGGCCGGCATCATCACCGCCACCACCACCAAGACCGGCCTCGGCCCGCAGGCCGCCGCGCTGCTGGTCAGCGGCGCGCAGGCGATCAGCTCGGAACCGGCCGTGGTGCTGGCGCTCACCGCCGTGCTCGCCGCGGTCGCGCTCAGCCTGCTCGGCCTCGCGGTGCCGGTCACCGCGTCGTTCGTGATCGGCTGGGTGATCATCGGGCCGGCGCTGCTGCACCTGGGCGTCGCCGCCCCCGCCGCCGCCATGTTCGTCTTCTACTTCGCGGTGCTGTCCGAGGTGTCCCCGCCGACCGCGCTGGCCGCGGTCGCCGCCGCGGCGGTCACCGGCGGCCGGCTGGTGCCGACCATGTGGCAGACCCTGCGGTACGCGCTGCCGGCGTACCTCATCCCGCTCGCCTTCGTGGTCACGCCGACCGGCCTCGGCCTGCTCGGCATCGGCGGGCCGGGGCGGATCGCGCTGGCCGGGCTGATCTCCGCGCTCGGCGTCGCCGTGCTGGCCGTCGCGGCCGGCGGCTGGCTACCCGGCGTCGGGCCGGCCGGCGTGCCGGAACGGCTGCTCGGCGCGGTCGCCGGTCTGGTGCTGCTCTGGCTGGAACCGCTGCCCGTGGCGATCGGCGTGGCGCTCGCCGCGCTGGCCGTCACGGGCGTGTACGTCCGACGCGGCGCCGGCCGCCCGTCGGTGGTGGAGTCCGTCAACCCTGGGGAGGACAGAGAGTGA